A window of Ranitomeya variabilis isolate aRanVar5 chromosome 2, aRanVar5.hap1, whole genome shotgun sequence contains these coding sequences:
- the SUPT7L gene encoding STAGA complex 65 subunit gamma, whose translation MMRYWGEIPVPAGQASRNSFDLLQREFRTVEMQEPPLHQPSANRPRVTTMLDIPSEPCSLTIHTIQLIQHNRKLRSLIAAGQTPSQQPVEGIKVEESEPLPQRPSSPPLPEDLLPQDCKTPRLPFQIRHSDPESDFYRGKGEPVTELSYHSCRQLAYQSVATIFAHAGFDSANESVLETLTDVAHEYFLKFTKMLRFNVDREAKLGQTPFSDVMEQTFHEMGIGSVLSLQKFWQHRIKDYHTYMLQVSKQLAKEYEKIVHPERVSEDAKPVKIKEEPVTDITFPINEELEGDLAPGDQSLPVGVLGAQSERFSSNMEVDSSPQPSGSDVNTSPLWSLTQVKMEPQDNEEGAVHGHSVLGNDVFEEPMSGMSDSAIPGSPNGSEGSYGSQSPDSLMGSSPVFNQRPKKKIRKM comes from the exons ATGATGCGATACTGGGGCGAGATCCCGGTGCCCGCCGGGCAGGCCAGCCGCAATTCCTTTGATCTCCTGCAGAGGGAGTTTCGCACTGTGGAGATGCAGGAGCCCCCGCTGCACCAGCCATCTGCCAATAGGCCCAGGGTGACCACCATGCTGGACATCCCCTCCGAGCCGTGCAGCCTCACCATACACACCATCCAGCTGATCCAGCACAACCGCAAGCTGCGCAGTCTCATTGCTGCCGGCCAGACTCCGAGCCAGCAACCGGTGGAAGGTATAAAGGTGGAGGAGAGCGAGCCCCTTCCTCAGCGGCCATCCTCTCCACCCCTCCCAGAAGATCTGCTGCCGCAGGATTGCAAGACGCCCAGACTGCCATTCCAGATCCGGCACAGCGACCCCGAGAGCGACTTCTACCG TGGGAAAGGAGAGCCGGTGACAGAACTGAGCTACCACTCGTGCCGCCAGCTCGCGTACCAGTCTGTGGCCACCATCTTCGCCCACGCCGGCTTCGATTCCGCTAACGAAAGCGTCTTGGAGACCCTGACGGACGTCGCCCACGAGTACTTCCTGAAATTCACCAAGATGCTGAGGTTCAATGTGGACCGGGAGGCCAAGCTGGGCCAGACGCCCTTCTCGGACGTGATGGAGCAGACTTTTCACGAGATGGGGATCGGCAGCGTCCTGTCTCTGCAGAAGTTCTGGCAGCATCGGATTAAGGATTATCACACGTACATGCTTCAG GTCAGTAAGCAGCTGGCTAAAGAGTACGAGAAGATAGTTCACCCAGAGCGGGTATCCGAAGACGCAAAGCCGGTGAAGATCAAAGAGGAGCCAGTCACTGATATAACTTTCCCCATCAACGAGGAGCTGGAAGGAGACCTGGCTCCTGGGGACCAATCACTACCAGTCGGGGTGTTAGGAGCCCAAAGCGAGAGGTTTTCTTCTAACATGGAAGTAGATTCTTCACCCCAACCTTCAG GGTCAGACGTTAACACCTCCCCTCTATGGAGCTTGACGCAGGTGAAGATGGAGCCTCAAGACAACGAGGAAGGGGCCGTACACGGGCACAGCGTTCTGGGAAATGATGTGTTTGAGGAGCCCATGTCGGGGATGAGTGATTCTGCCATCCCCGGGAGCCCGAATGGATCCGAGGGCAGCTACGGGTCCCAATCTCCGGACAGTCTCATGGGCTCCTCCCCGGTGTTCAACCAGCGGCCGAAGAAAAAGATAAGGAAAATGTAA